The sequence CACAGAGTTTTATTTTTTAGAGCCTAACTCAGTTTATATATAAAACAAGGTGCCTCCCCCTATCTGTTATTTTTTATATCAGCACCATTAAGTTATATTAAGAGCCTCCGATATTGTTACCACTATCACAGTATTATACAAATCAATCAAAACAAGAACTATACTGTAAAATAAGGATAATTTTATTATGACAGACTCGATAAATTATATCACAGCGAACATTCAGCCTTTTTCTGTATATTCTCCTGATAAAGACAACAACCAAATTACGCTCGAAACGGCCCTAAAAAAAAATCAGGGAATAGATAAAGTTACAATATCCTCGGAGGCTATAGAGAAATACAATACATCTTCCAAAACTGAATCCACTCCGGCAGATTCATGGAAAATGCTTTCCGGCTTAGATTCAGGGACCACACTTCTAAAAAACGGTAATAAACAGGTCGTAACAATAGACGGGACGAAACTGGAAATTCTCGAATATGACGGCGACAAACTCATCCGCTCTGTAAAAGGAGATATCACAGCCGAAGGAGCTGTTCTGGAAACAGAAATTTATGATGATAACGGCAAATTAACTCAAACAATAAATACGTCCTTGAAAACAATGGATGGCGGCAAAAAAGGAACATCCGCCAAAATAAGCCGAGATATTAAATGGTTTGAAAACGGCGAAATGACCAGACAGATGAGTGATCATATGCGCCTCCACAGTGAATATATCGACCCTGCCGAAAAAGGTTCCACAGAAAAGCCCCTCTCCCGGATGATTACAGATTTAACTAAAGCTCAATCTTCCGATCTAAATAAAATTACCGAAAGGGCAACTAAAGATACTCACACAACTAAATATTTTGCATCCATTCAAGAATTTGCAAACGGTAATATTTCCAGAAGTGTTGTAATCAACAATAATGCAGACTTTGTGAATATAACCAACCGTTCAAGTAAACGTGTTAATGGAAGAGAAAAATGGACAACCGGAGAACTCAGTCATTCAAATGGACTTTCAGTCACAATGCAGAACTATGATTCAAACGGAGACCTTCTACGCGAATCATCTTTTAATGCAAGCAACGTGAATGACAAAGATACAACTGATGGCAAGATTGAACAAAAAATGTCCGTGTCCTGGTATAATAAGGGAGATCTGGTCAAAAAAAGTTCCGGTTCACTTTCTATGGAAGAAACCCCTCATAAAGGGCTGCCATCCAGTGCAACATTACTGAAAACTCTTGGCCTAGAAGAAAAAGAATATGCCACACCCAAAACAAAAACAGCGATAGAATTACTTGCCGTACCTCTAATGGAAAGTTCATCCAAAGCAGAATTTTACAACAATTCAATTGCAGATCAAATAAACTCAGGATCATTTAACAGTTCGGAAAACATATCAAAATACGGAGAAGACGACCGACCATACAGTATCTCATGGGAAAATGAAATTTATAAAAACGGAGAACTGGCTGCACGGCAGGAAGACAAAGAATCAGCGATAGAAAACTTCGGACAAAAAGATATTGCCTTTCGCACCGGGGGAGCTCTCAGCGAAGACTATAGCGGCCCCATCATGCATAGAACCAGCCATGTCGACGAAAGTTATGAAAACGGATCCCTCAAAAAACAAGCCAGCATTGAATCTTATGAATATATTCAAGAAGTAAAAAAAGGTTCGGATAAACTTCTTACCCGAACCAATGCAACACAGGGGACAGGCTACGACAAACAGCACGTCAGTGAACTTTACGAAGGAGGAGTTACCGAGCACGATGTTCAGGCAAACGCCGCATCCAAAGCGATGAGCGGTGAAGTAGGCCTAACACTCGAAGACAGCCGATCTATACTCAGATCTTTAAGCGATAAAAACTCAGGCCCTAAAAATCATGAGTATAAAGTTAAATTTGATCCGGCATAAGCTCCATATGATTAATTCCTGAAAAGACTAAGCTAAATTAGCTGGAGCTAGGATTCTTGTGCCCATAATCTATTTTTTAAGAACCAAGGTCATAGCAGAAGAAAAACAACGTCTCCGTACCAGCAGAAGCACAATAATCGATGAAAGCGCAGTCGAAGCAACAAGCATAAACATGACGACAATCTGATAGCGCACAGCCTCTTCAGGATTTGCTCCTGCCAGAATCTGACCTGTCATCATACCGGGAATTGAAACCAGCCCTACACCCATCATAGCGTTAATCGACGGAATCATGCCCGCGCGCAAAGCTTTACGAAAAATATCGACCGTGGCTTCCTTAAAATCCGCTCCGTGACAAAGCATCATTTCCACTTCATCGCGACGATTTCTAAGTTCAGAAAACAACCGCTCGAGCGAGATAGCAAGAGCATTCATAGAATTTCCCGCCACCATGCCGCCAATCGGAATAAAATATTGAGGAGTCCACCACGGATCAGCGCCGATAACTACTTTTGTCACCAACGCGGTAATAAGAGTGCAGCTGAAAAGAACTGCCACCGTTGTAGGAAACAGATAAGATACACTTTTTTCCTTTACCCGCCCGTGAACAATACGCACGGAAAAGAAAGCCATTACAGCGTACAACCCCATCACCAGCAAGGCATTATTAAGCCCGAAAAGAGCGTTCAGCAGATAGCCCATTGCAAACAGCTGCAAGAAAGTACGAACGGCACCTATGGCAAGATCTTTCTCCAGTTTCAATTGATAAAATACTGAAACTGCGCCCGAAATAGTCACAAGACTAAGCGCAATCATTAATTGCGGCCATGAAATAGATATAAAAGAAGTTGTCATCAGAGCACCTCAACTTTGCCGTCTGCCACGGTAATATGCATATGCGGACATGTCGGGTGATAGCTGGTGTGACTTACCATTAATATGGCAATCTCCTGCTTTGCCAGATCTTCCGCAACTTCCTCAACCCGTTCCCGGCTTTCGCGGTCAAGCGAGCTTGTAGGCTCATCAAAACAAATAGCATCCGGCTTACTCAAAACAGACCTGATAAGACATATTCTCTGCCGTTGCCCCACCGAAAGAGAACTGGCTTCCGCATCAAGCGAAACTCCCTCAAGAGCAAGTTTTTCCATCCATACCATGAGAAATTTATCATCTGGAGTGATGGATTTCTTTCTGATTTGCAGAGTGAACGGCATCAGGAGATTATCACGAACACTACCGGGCAGAACAATAGGAGTCTGCTGAACAAAGCCGATTCTGGTTCTGAGTTCCGGCGGATAGAAAGTATCAATTGAAGTACCGCGCAAAAGAATTGCGCCCTGCTGTACTTCTTCCAGCCGGACGGCAAGACGAAGTAAAGTAGACTTGCCCGCACCGGACGGCCCTGAAATCAGAACAAATTGCCCCGCAGGCACAGCAAAAGAGATATCATTCAACTCAAGCCCATCGGGCCAACTGAAATTCACGTTTTTAAATTCTAGAACAGGAACGCCCTGCTCAACTTCATCCGGTTGTGGAATGTTCATTTTTGTCTCGGTTATATTGTTTAAACCCAGCCCTATTTAACCTTACCTTTCTTCTTGATCACACGGCGGGGCTGAGCAGTTGCATTCTTCATATTATCAGAAAAACTTTCCTGTTTCGTAAAATCCATAAAACATACATCAGAGCCGTCAACGGGAAGGTCTTTCACAAATATACGCTCTATAGGCACGACAACCGGACTGACGACAAACGAAACAACTGTGCCGACAAGATTCAACGCACTGAGTTTGATGCCGAAGTCTTTAAAGGTCCCGTGAACAGCCACCGGAGTCGCAAGATTGAAAAACTCAGGCCGCTTCGGTGTAGGTGCGGCTTCAAGGTCAATATTGCGCTTCTTAAAATCAATCGCGGCCTTTCCAAAGATTCGCATCTTTGACGTATCAACCACAATGGATTCGGAATCCATCATACCGTTCTTAATGCCCATTTGAAGTATAGCGCAGTTTATTTTTGACTTTTCCTTTTCCACACTGTCCATAACAGCGGTAAACAGGTTTACTGCCCAAAGATCAATAATTCCTGACTCAAGATTCTGAGGCTTGGCACCGATGCGGAAATGACCATTTGCATATTCCATAATAGAATTAAAATCCGGTGCTTCGGACTTTAAAGAAATATCCAAACTGATAAGCCCGCCCATATCCGTATCAGGTTTGGCTTCTCGGGCTATAATACCGTAATCGAATTTATCTATCAGAGCATTAATGCCGGCATTAACTCCCTGTGTTGTTATAGCAAAGGTTCCGTCAAAGTGAGCTGCGCCCCCGGGGATATATAAATCCAGAGGATCAATGGAGAGCACGCCGTTTTTAAGAGTTATAGCCAGCACTCCGCGCCCAAGACTGCTCTTACCTTTTTTAACTTCCTTTGCTTCAAATTTAAACTGGGCATCCAGACTGTTCATAAGTTCGGGACTTAAAAGATGTCTGACCTCAGAGCCGGAATCCACCTCAACATCAATTTTCGAAGTAGCATTAACGGATGGCTCATCCTGACTTCCACCGGAAGGGGACCAGCCGTCCAAATTAAAATCATCAAGCTGAATCAATTCGGCTGTAAGCTGCGTTTTTATGTCCGGTTTCGCCTTTGTCCCGGGCACTTTAGCGATATAATTAGATAAACTTCCGCTACCGACCAACCTGCTTTCCCCTACCCGCACATCCAGTTTTCGCAGACTGGCCTTACCTTTTCGTGCGTTCAATTCGCAAATGATTCCGTAATTTTTAAAAGGAGGAAGGTCAACTTTAAGTAAAGAATTTAAAGTAGTTAGATTCTCCCCCTTTACTGAAACACTTAGATTGGCAAATCCGGTTGAAGATGGAAGTTGTACTTCTCCAGTCAGAGCGAACTGAGTCCGGGCAATCTCACCATTTATTTCCGCCCAGCTTTTCTGCGTTGCTAAAAATTCTGAAAGAGATCCGACCTTCACACCAATAGTATAAGGATGCGCACCTATTATCCCCTTAAAATCCAGATAAAAAGGTTCCCCGGCCCTACCAGCTCCATTGCATTCATCAATACGATACTCTGATCTTAGTCCGGGAACTATTTCGGTAACTTGAATATCTTTAAATAAAATTTTCTGGATGCTTAAAGAATCGGAGGTCAGCTCTAAATGATTCTTCGCAGATTTCAGATCCGCAGATTCAGGTTCAATTTTCAGATGATCCGTGGCTCCGGTACCTTTGATCTCCATATCCCAATTAACGGAACCGTCCTGCTTACTTTCAAGATTAAGTCGAATCCCTTCAACCGTAAGCTCGTGAATTTCAATCTTCGCAGCCAATAATTTTAGGGCATTAACATGCAGTCTTGCGAATTTCAGAACAGCAAAATTTTTATCTGAAAAACCGGGGGGGTTGGCTATAGTAACATCAGCAACTTCAATAGCGGGACTGAGGGACGTAACAAACTTAAGCTCTCCGCCGAATGTAACTTTGCGACCTAAGGCATAGGAAGATACTTTTTCCAAAGAAGGTTTAAGCAAAGTAGCATCAACCGGAATCTCAAAAAAAAGGATTGCGGCAACAGAAAGGACAGTCAGAACCACCAAACTTAAACCCGTTAATAAAAGTATGCGAATAGCCCTGAAAAAAGACATGTCCCCTCCTGAAAGTTATATCACGCGATAATTATAAAGAGCGGTTTACCATTTAAGCATGTATCGTCTTTAATTGATGTTCCAACCTATGTCCGCTATATAAATAAAGAGTTATTTAAATCAATATCTACTCGCTGACACTAAATTATCAATCAACTACACCTAATTAACTACGGCTAATAAAAATGACTATCAATAAAAATAACATTAATTCAGAGACTAAGAAAGCAGCAGAAGAGTATGTCGAACATATTTTCTACCAGTCAGACAGTGACTGTAAAATAGTAAAAATGTTGAAAGAAGATGCAAATGAAAGGGTTTACCATGACATGGTTGATAACCCCGATGAGTTCAAACAAAAACCTCAGCTTTTATCTATTGAGCCTTGGAATGGTACAAAGCCTTCAAGCCCTCTTGAATTTTTAAGGAAAAAGAAAGTCGTGCTGCCTTCTTTACCGCAAGTTTTAATTCAAATTAAACGTGTCATTAACGATCCCCAAAGTACTATTGATGATCTAGTTGCAGTAATCAGCAAAGACCCTAAACTAGTTGCGGCAGTACTGCGCCTTGCCAACAGTAGCATATATAATCTTAGCGAGAAGATTGACACGCCAAGCAAAGCAGTTGCTGTTTTGGGCTTAAAAAAGGCGGGGCTTTTATCTCTTGGAACAGTGTCACTCAGTATGTTTAAAAAGTCTGAAGTTGCCGTTCTTGAACTTGAAAAATTCTGGAAACACTCCATAGCCTGCGGAATAATTGCTCAGGAAATTGCCCGCACGGCAAAACTTGGCGATCCTGAACATTTCTTTGTGTCGGGTCTTCTCCACGACATTGGAGTTCAAATAATTTTTGAAAGTGAAAAAAGTCTTGCTCTCGAACTGATTCGTGTCGCCGAAACAAGGCAAATAAGTTTTTATGAAGCAGAAACGGAAGTGCTGGGATTTAATCATGCGGTTCTGGGAGGAATTATCAGCAAAGACTGGGATCTTCCGCAAACACTTATAAGAGCCGCTACCGGTCATCACGATCCGGAAATAATCAAAACAGATCCTGAAGCCGCAGTTGTCCATATTGCTGATTACATCGCCAGAGCTCTTGGCTATGAACTTGGATTGTCAACGACTATAGGCAATTTAAATAAAGACGCATTAAAAAATATAGAAATAACTGCTGAGCAAATTAAAGAACTGATTCCTGAATTTAAAATATTGATTGGTGAAACTTTTAAAATACTGACCCCAGAATAAAAAACCCTCCTGCCGTGCGGTTGCCAAACCACATAAGTCGAGATATCTTGGGCATAATGAATGACACCGGAGGAAGCATGTCCAAGACAAAAGCAACAGAAGAGATATCCAGAAGACAAGCGCTTAAACTGATTGCCGGGGGCACGTTAGGTGTTCTTACCGGATGTGCTGTTAATCCCGTTACCGGTGAACAGCAGCTCATGCTAGTTTCAAAGCAAGAAGAAATACAGCTCGACAAACAGAACTCGCCTCATCAATTTTCTGCCGACTATGGCGCTGTGCAGGACAGTGAAATCAATCAATACGTCACACAGGTGGGGCAATCTCTCGCCGCCACCAGTCACAGACCGGACATGCCCTATAATTTCCGCTGCGTGAATGCCAATTACGTCAACGCGTACGCTTTTCCCGGCGGCAGCATTGCCTGTACCCGCGGTATTATGCTCAAGCTCGAAAACGAAGCAGAACTAGCCGCGCTGATAGGTCACGAAATAGGCCACGTAAATGCAAGACACACAGCCGCACGCATGAGTTCCAGCATGGCAACTCAGGGTGTTCTCGCCATAGGTGCCGGAGTTCTCGCGACACAGAACAGCGACCTTGCCCCGCTGGCAGCCGGACTTGGCGGAATAGGTGCAAGCCTGCTTCTCGCCAACTATTCCCGTGCCGACGAACGACAGGCGGACAGCCTCGGCATGAACTATATGAACAAAGCGGGATATGACACGGAAGGTATGGTCGGCCTTATGGATGAGCTCAATAAGCTGCACAAAACGGAACCTTCATTCGTACAGCAGATGTTTGCCTCCCACCCCATGAGCAGAGAACGCTACGACGACGCAGTTAAACAACGCAACACAACCTACGCCGGTAAGCACGGTAAAATTCTGCGTGAACGATACATGGACAACATCGCCTCCATCCGCAAAATCCAGCCTGCCATTGAAGAGATGCAAAAAGGTGAAGAATCCATGAGCAAAAGGGCTTTTGTAAACGCTGAGGAACACTTTTCCAAAGCCCTCAAAATTGCGCCAAGCGATTATGTAGGGCTGTTGCTCATGTCTAAATGTCAAATGGCACAGAACAAAAACAGAGAAGCAATACAATTTGCTGAACACGCCAAGAATGTTTATCCGGCCGAAGCACAGGCTCTCCAGATTGCGGGAATATTAAACTTTGAAACAAAGCAATATAAACAGGCATTAGTTGATTTTAATGGGTACGATAAAAGGTTGCCCGGCAACTCCATGATTACTTTTTTCAAAGGAATTTCCTACGAAGCTTTAGGAAACCGCCGCATGGCCGCGAGTGAATATTACAAATTCCTCCAAAACAATCGTGAAGGCAAATATGCTAAGCACGCATATGGACGGCTTAGTTCATGGGGATATACGCAATAGCAAGCCAAGTTAATTCTATAAATAAATTTAACTTTAGATGGAGACATTAATGAACCGCAAGGCAACTTTTACACTCCTCATAATGGCACTATTGTATTTTGCTACGCCATTTTCTGCACATGCCGCGGAAAAACTTGTCTTTTCAGGTATTGAATCCATTAACTCTGATATAAGCTTTAAAGTCCTTGAAGAAGCATATGGACGTATCGGAATTGAAATAGAACTAAAACATTATCCGATCCTGCGTGCATTACACTCATCCGATTCAGGCATTGTGGATGGTGAATTATTCAAAAAAAAAGGACTCGATAATAAATATCCCAACCTCACAATGATTCATGTCCCTGTGAACAACATTGAATCTATGGTTCTCACTAATAAATCATCCCCTCCCTTTACAGACTGGCAATCACTTGCCCCGTTCAGAATAGGAATCTACCGTGGGGTGGCTTTTACAAAAGAAAAAACAGCAAAGGCCGGTTGCACTCAAGTCTTCGAATTAGACACACATGATCAAATGATCAAAATGCTTGAAATAAACAGAATTGACGCGGCTATTGTCGCAAGAATTGCCGGATTGATTATTTTACGAAAAGCCGGACCAACCGAAATAAAGCTTACTGAACCACCTCTTGAAAGCTTCCCTGTTTATCACTACCTCAATAAAAAACACTCCAACCTCGTTCCCAAACTGACAGCAGTGCTGAAACAAATGCAAAAAGAAAGAAGGATACAGCAAATCCGCGAAGAAATTATTCAAAAGGAATTTGGAACACTTGGCAGGATGTAATTTTATAATTAGAAGAGGTTAATTGTAACCTTCCACCAAAACTCACTTGTTTTTTCCAGACTTAATCTGTTAGTAAGTGTGTACACGCTATCAATGATGTTATCATTTAAAAATATCAAAAAGATTTGGAAGGTATGATGCACTTACAAAAGTTTAACCTTTATCTATTATTATCAATTCTTCTATGTTTTCTTATTTTACCTTCTACAGTCTATGCTGAATCCTTTCCCAAACTCACACTTATAACAGAAGAATGGGAACCTTATAATTTCCGAAAAAACGGGACGATAGAAGGTATATCAACCGATGTGCTTATGCTTATGTTAGAAAGAGCAGGTTCTACGCAGGCACGAAATGACATAAAACTATATCCTTGGGCCCGTTCCTATAAAATGCTTCAAAAAAACACCAACACTCTTCTTTTTTCAACAACAAGGACCGAAGAAAGAGAACATATGTTTAAATGGGTCGGCCCAATTTTTAACACAAAATACCATTTTTATGCCCTAAAAAACAGGCACATAAAAATTAACTCATTTAAAGATCTTAAAAAATACCGCATAGGGACAATCAGAAAAGATGTTATCGAAGACCTGCTCGTAAAAAATGCTGACATGAACTCCAAAGATTTTGATCAGGTATCATCAACCTTACAAAATATAATAAAACTATCAGTTGGAAGAGTAGACCTTGCCGCTCAGAGTAAAGAATCCACTCTCAATTCGTGTAAAGAAGCAGGACTCAATCCTAATAATTTTGAATCTGTTTTTGTACTTGATAAAAACAGTGTATATTACGCATTTAATAAAGAAACACCTGATTCCGTAATAGCAATATTGCAAACAGTCTTTGATAATATTAGAAATGAGGGGAAACTGGCTGAAATTTTTAAAAAATATGGGAAATAAAAAATATTATAATCTCCACACATACAAGTTCTACTTTTCGGACTAAACTCTTCGCTTTCACTTTTCCTCTTTACAACCCAAATAGATTAACATACATTTTTATCAGCTAGGGGCGTCTTTTTAGACTGAGATGGCATTAACGCCTGTCCCTTCGAACCTGATGCGGGTAATTCTGCCGGAGGGAAGCTGCAATAGATTCTTATGCTTTTTCTATTTGCGCTTACCTTTTTTAAGGTAAGCGCTTTTTTTTTGCCGGAGCAAATTATGATTGTCATACTGAATGGGGAAAGAACCGAAATAAACAACAATACGAGCGTACTTGCACTGCTTGATTCCAAGCAAATAGCTGCGGACACAGTCGTTGTTGAATTGAACAAGGAAATAATCCCTTCCGACACTTTCTGTAATACAATGCTAAACGACGGAGATCATCTCGAAGTACTCCGTTTCGTTGGCGGAGGATGAAAAACACAATGAGCGAAGATCTTTTTGAACTCGGTGGTCGCAAATTTAACAGTCGCCTACTTAGCGGTACAGGCAAATTTGCCGATGATTCAATTATTCCTGCTGTATGCGAAGCTTCCGGTTCTGAGATTATCACCGTCGCACTACGCCGGGTTGATCTTGAATCAAAAACTGACAATGTCATTAATTTTATTCCTAAGCACATGCAGCTTCTGCCCAACACTTCCGGAGCAAGAACAGCCGATGAAGCTGTACGCATCGCCCGTTTAGCCAGAGCTATGGGATGCGGAGACTGGATAAAAATCGAAGTTATCTCAGACAACAAATATCTTTTACCTGACGGATACGAGACAGCCAAAGCCACCGAAATTCTTGCCAAAGAAGGTTTCATTGTTCTGCCGTACGTCAATGCTGACCTCTACATAGCACGTTCTCTGGTTGACGCCGGAGCTGCCGCTGTTATGCCTCTCGGCTCACCTATCGGAACAAACCGCGGCCTCCAAACCCGTGAAATGGTACGCATCCTAATTGAAGAAATCTCCCTGCCCATCATCGTTGATGCGGGCATAGGCCGTCCTTCTGAAGCATGCGAAGCAATGGAAATGGGTGCTGACGCATGTCTGGTCAACACTGCTATTGCTACAGCCTGTGATCCCGTCACAATGGCAAAAGCTTTCGGCCGGGCTGTTAAAGCTGGACGCGAAGCATACCTTTCCGGCCCCGGAGCAAAACACCGCCAAGCAATGGCTTCATCTCCTCTTACCGGCTTTTTGAGCGAGGATTAGGCAATGAGCTTTTATCCCATCTGCGCTGAATACGGAGCTTTACCCCTCGCAGAAAAATTTGCCGCGGTAACAGAAGACGATGTCCGGCGCGCAATAAACGGTACCACAGCCAGCCCCGAAGATTTCATGGCCATGTTAAGCCCTGCGGCTGTCCCCTTTCTCGAAGAAATGGCGCAAAAGGCGAACAAGCTGACTGAGCAGTATTTCGGTAAAACAATTCAAATGTTCACCCCGTTATACCTTTCCAATTACTGCACCAACCGTTGCATATATTGTGGATTCAACACCACAAATAATATCAAACGCGATCATCTGGAGCCGGAACAGGTCGAAGAGGAAGCTAAAGCCATTGCCGCCACGGGAATGAAACAGCTGCTCATCCTTACCGGAGATGCACGCACCAAGGCTTCCCCGGAATACCTTGAATCCTGCACAAAGATTCTCAGCAAGTATTTCCCGTCAATCTCAATTGAAATTTACGCTATGGAAGTTGAGGAATACGCCGCTCTGGTAAAAGTTGGAGTGGACGGGATGACAATGTTCCAAGAGACCTACAACGAGGAACTTTATCCCACGCTGCATCCTGCCGGACCTAAAAAGGATTTCCACTTCCGCCTGAATGCACCGGAGCGTGCTTGCAAAGCGGGAATGCGGGTGGTCAACATCGGTGCTCTGCTTGGACTGGATGACTGGAGAAAAGACTCTCTGCTTACCGGAATCCATGCCGCTTATTTACAGAAAAAATATCCCAATGTTGATATAGCTGTATCCCTTCCCAGAATGCGTCCTCACGCCGGATCTTTTCAGCCCGCTTCTATAGCCACTGACCGTGACATGGTTCAGAACATGCTTGCACTCCGCCTTTTTCTGCCGCGTGTAGGTATCACTGTTTCCACGAGGGAAAGTCCTGAATTCCGTGAACAGATTCTACCGCTCGGCGTTACTAAGATGTCAGCCGGAGTTTCGACTGAAGTTGGCGGACACAGTCAGAAAGGTGAAAAAGTCGGACAGTTCGATATCTCCGACGGACGCAGTGCCGCAGAATTATGCGCGGATCTCAAAAAACACGGTTACCAGCCTGTTTTCAAAGACTGGCAGTGTCTGGACGAGCATTACGGAGAACCGATTTGAACCTGACGGAACAAGGCATAGCCGCCTATCTGGGCGAAGAACGGTTAAAATATATCCAGACCGTTACCATCGGTATTGCCGGAGCAGGCGGTCTTGGTTCCAACTGTGCCATGCATCTGGTCCGTAGTGGATTCAAACGGTTTGTGCTGGTGGATTTTGATCAGATTGAAAAATCCAACCTCAACCGCCAGAGCTATACATTGAAACAGCTGGATCAATACAAAGTCACAGCTCTTTCCGAAAATATGCTCGCAGTGAACCCCGACCTAGACCTTGATGTGCTGGCAACGAAAGTTACTCTGGAGAATATGCAACCCCTTTTCGAACGCTGCGATGCGGTTGTCGAAGCGTTCGATGACCCAAAGATCAAAAGGAACTTTGTCGAATCATTCCTGCCTACCGAAAAATTAGTTATCGCAGCCTCGGGCATAGGCGGCACCGGCAATGCTGATGCCATCATCACCCGCAAGGTACGTGATAACTTTTACATAATCGGAGACATGGTAACCGAGTGTTGCGCCAAACAACCGCCCTTTTCACCGAAGGTCGCCATTGCCGCAGCCAAACAGGCTGACGTTATTCTCAGCTACTATCTTGATAAATTCGAGACAGAAGGAGGCGCAAAATGAGCGCGATAAAAATCACCAGAAAAACTATTCTCGACACGGACATTTACTGTCTGACCGCAGAAAAGTTTTCGCTGGGCCGTTCCAATCTTGAAGTGATCAAGGCCATGCTCGACAACGGAATCAAGCTTGTCCAGTACCGCGAAAAAGAAAAGAAGATGGGACTCAAATATCAGGAGTGTCTCGAAATCCGCAAGATGACCCGCGATGCAGGAGCCGCCTTCATCATTAATGATGACATCGACCTAGCCATACTGGTTGAAGCTGACGGCGTGCATATCGGGCAAGAGGATTTCCCCATTGAAGCAGTGCGTAAACTGGTTGGAAACGACATGGCAATCGGCCTTTCCACCCACAGCCCCGAGCAGGCACGCAATGCACTTAAACGCGGCGCGGATTACATCGGAGTTGGTCCGGTTTTCCGCACCTTTACCAAAGACGATGTCTGCGATCCAGTAGGATTTGAATATCTGGAATATGTTGTTGAAAACATAGACATCCCCTTTGTCGCCATCGGCGGCATCAAAGAAAACAATGTAGCAGAAGTGGTCCGGCACGGCGCACGCTGTGTGGCACTGGTTACTGAAATAGTAGAAGCCGACAATATCGGAAAC is a genomic window of Maridesulfovibrio ferrireducens containing:
- a CDS encoding HDOD domain-containing protein yields the protein MTINKNNINSETKKAAEEYVEHIFYQSDSDCKIVKMLKEDANERVYHDMVDNPDEFKQKPQLLSIEPWNGTKPSSPLEFLRKKKVVLPSLPQVLIQIKRVINDPQSTIDDLVAVISKDPKLVAAVLRLANSSIYNLSEKIDTPSKAVAVLGLKKAGLLSLGTVSLSMFKKSEVAVLELEKFWKHSIACGIIAQEIARTAKLGDPEHFFVSGLLHDIGVQIIFESEKSLALELIRVAETRQISFYEAETEVLGFNHAVLGGIISKDWDLPQTLIRAATGHHDPEIIKTDPEAAVVHIADYIARALGYELGLSTTIGNLNKDALKNIEITAEQIKELIPEFKILIGETFKILTPE
- the fetB gene encoding iron export ABC transporter permease subunit FetB, whose translation is MTTSFISISWPQLMIALSLVTISGAVSVFYQLKLEKDLAIGAVRTFLQLFAMGYLLNALFGLNNALLVMGLYAVMAFFSVRIVHGRVKEKSVSYLFPTTVAVLFSCTLITALVTKVVIGADPWWTPQYFIPIGGMVAGNSMNALAISLERLFSELRNRRDEVEMMLCHGADFKEATVDIFRKALRAGMIPSINAMMGVGLVSIPGMMTGQILAGANPEEAVRYQIVVMFMLVASTALSSIIVLLLVRRRCFSSAMTLVLKK
- a CDS encoding AsmA family protein, which produces MSFFRAIRILLLTGLSLVVLTVLSVAAILFFEIPVDATLLKPSLEKVSSYALGRKVTFGGELKFVTSLSPAIEVADVTIANPPGFSDKNFAVLKFARLHVNALKLLAAKIEIHELTVEGIRLNLESKQDGSVNWDMEIKGTGATDHLKIEPESADLKSAKNHLELTSDSLSIQKILFKDIQVTEIVPGLRSEYRIDECNGAGRAGEPFYLDFKGIIGAHPYTIGVKVGSLSEFLATQKSWAEINGEIARTQFALTGEVQLPSSTGFANLSVSVKGENLTTLNSLLKVDLPPFKNYGIICELNARKGKASLRKLDVRVGESRLVGSGSLSNYIAKVPGTKAKPDIKTQLTAELIQLDDFNLDGWSPSGGSQDEPSVNATSKIDVEVDSGSEVRHLLSPELMNSLDAQFKFEAKEVKKGKSSLGRGVLAITLKNGVLSIDPLDLYIPGGAAHFDGTFAITTQGVNAGINALIDKFDYGIIAREAKPDTDMGGLISLDISLKSEAPDFNSIMEYANGHFRIGAKPQNLESGIIDLWAVNLFTAVMDSVEKEKSKINCAILQMGIKNGMMDSESIVVDTSKMRIFGKAAIDFKKRNIDLEAAPTPKRPEFFNLATPVAVHGTFKDFGIKLSALNLVGTVVSFVVSPVVVPIERIFVKDLPVDGSDVCFMDFTKQESFSDNMKNATAQPRRVIKKKGKVK
- a CDS encoding ABC transporter ATP-binding protein — translated: MNIPQPDEVEQGVPVLEFKNVNFSWPDGLELNDISFAVPAGQFVLISGPSGAGKSTLLRLAVRLEEVQQGAILLRGTSIDTFYPPELRTRIGFVQQTPIVLPGSVRDNLLMPFTLQIRKKSITPDDKFLMVWMEKLALEGVSLDAEASSLSVGQRQRICLIRSVLSKPDAICFDEPTSSLDRESRERVEEVAEDLAKQEIAILMVSHTSYHPTCPHMHITVADGKVEVL
- a CDS encoding ABC transporter substrate-binding protein; the protein is MNRKATFTLLIMALLYFATPFSAHAAEKLVFSGIESINSDISFKVLEEAYGRIGIEIELKHYPILRALHSSDSGIVDGELFKKKGLDNKYPNLTMIHVPVNNIESMVLTNKSSPPFTDWQSLAPFRIGIYRGVAFTKEKTAKAGCTQVFELDTHDQMIKMLEINRIDAAIVARIAGLIILRKAGPTEIKLTEPPLESFPVYHYLNKKHSNLVPKLTAVLKQMQKERRIQQIREEIIQKEFGTLGRM
- a CDS encoding M48 family metalloprotease codes for the protein MSKTKATEEISRRQALKLIAGGTLGVLTGCAVNPVTGEQQLMLVSKQEEIQLDKQNSPHQFSADYGAVQDSEINQYVTQVGQSLAATSHRPDMPYNFRCVNANYVNAYAFPGGSIACTRGIMLKLENEAELAALIGHEIGHVNARHTAARMSSSMATQGVLAIGAGVLATQNSDLAPLAAGLGGIGASLLLANYSRADERQADSLGMNYMNKAGYDTEGMVGLMDELNKLHKTEPSFVQQMFASHPMSRERYDDAVKQRNTTYAGKHGKILRERYMDNIASIRKIQPAIEEMQKGEESMSKRAFVNAEEHFSKALKIAPSDYVGLLLMSKCQMAQNKNREAIQFAEHAKNVYPAEAQALQIAGILNFETKQYKQALVDFNGYDKRLPGNSMITFFKGISYEALGNRRMAASEYYKFLQNNREGKYAKHAYGRLSSWGYTQ